From Amphiprion ocellaris isolate individual 3 ecotype Okinawa chromosome 10, ASM2253959v1, whole genome shotgun sequence, one genomic window encodes:
- the trim110 gene encoding cerebellin-1 isoform X3 produces the protein MEYKTVQMETDSVMHLPLVHSDLLLLLAVLLLWGPLGSRGQNDTEPIILEGKCLVVCDSTPSSEPAGNALGMSVRSGSGRVAFSASRQTNHEPTDMSNRTMIIYFDNILVNVGTHFDQESSVFLAPRRGVYSFNFHVVKAYNRQTIQVSLMVNGWPMISAFAGDQDVTREAATNAGLVIMEKGDKAYLRLERGNLMGGWKYSTFSGFLVFPL, from the exons ATGGAATACAAGACTGTTCAGATGGAAACAG ATTCAGTCATGCATCTCCCGTTGGTCCACTCTGACCTCCTGCTCCTGCTGgctgtgctgctgttgtggGGACCGCTGGGGTCCAGGGGCCAGAATGACACAGAGCCCATCATCCTGGAGGGGAAATGTTTGGTGGTATGTGACTCCACGCCCTCGTCTGAGCCCGCCGGCAACGCCCTGGGCATGTCTGTTCGCTCCGGCTCCGGCCGAGTGGCCTTCTCCGCCAGCCGCCAGACCAACCACGAGCCCACGGACATGAGCAACCGCACCATGATCATCTACTTTGATAAT ATTCTGGTTAACGTTGGGACTCATTTTGACCAAGAGAGCAGCGTCTTCCTGGCGCCTAGGAGAGGGGTGTACAGCTTCAACTTCCATGTCGTGAAGGCCTACAATAGGCAAACTATCCAG GTCAGTCTGATGGTGAACGGCTGGCCGATGATTTCGGCTTTCGCTGGGGACCAGGACGTGACCAGAGAAGCTGCCACCAATGCCGGCCTGGTGATTATGGAGAAGGGGGACAAGGCCTACCTCAGACTGGAGAGAGGCAATCTGATGGGAGGCTGGAAGTACTCCACCTTCTCTGGGTTTCTGGTTTTCCCCTTGTGA
- the trim110 gene encoding cerebellin-1 isoform X4 yields the protein MHLPLVHSDLLLLLAVLLLWGPLGSRGQNDTEPIILEGKCLVVCDSTPSSEPAGNALGMSVRSGSGRVAFSASRQTNHEPTDMSNRTMIIYFDNILVNVGTHFDQESSVFLAPRRGVYSFNFHVVKAYNRQTIQVSLMVNGWPMISAFAGDQDVTREAATNAGLVIMEKGDKAYLRLERGNLMGGWKYSTFSGFLVFPL from the exons ATGCATCTCCCGTTGGTCCACTCTGACCTCCTGCTCCTGCTGgctgtgctgctgttgtggGGACCGCTGGGGTCCAGGGGCCAGAATGACACAGAGCCCATCATCCTGGAGGGGAAATGTTTGGTGGTATGTGACTCCACGCCCTCGTCTGAGCCCGCCGGCAACGCCCTGGGCATGTCTGTTCGCTCCGGCTCCGGCCGAGTGGCCTTCTCCGCCAGCCGCCAGACCAACCACGAGCCCACGGACATGAGCAACCGCACCATGATCATCTACTTTGATAAT ATTCTGGTTAACGTTGGGACTCATTTTGACCAAGAGAGCAGCGTCTTCCTGGCGCCTAGGAGAGGGGTGTACAGCTTCAACTTCCATGTCGTGAAGGCCTACAATAGGCAAACTATCCAG GTCAGTCTGATGGTGAACGGCTGGCCGATGATTTCGGCTTTCGCTGGGGACCAGGACGTGACCAGAGAAGCTGCCACCAATGCCGGCCTGGTGATTATGGAGAAGGGGGACAAGGCCTACCTCAGACTGGAGAGAGGCAATCTGATGGGAGGCTGGAAGTACTCCACCTTCTCTGGGTTTCTGGTTTTCCCCTTGTGA